Proteins encoded by one window of Actinocorallia herbida:
- a CDS encoding DUF397 domain-containing protein gives MTQPIWRKSSYSTTGNDEICVELARVSSGIGVRDSKNPEAGPLTLTARQFASLTARVRSTRLS, from the coding sequence ATGACACAGCCCATCTGGCGCAAGAGCTCGTACAGCACCACCGGAAACGACGAGATCTGTGTAGAGCTCGCCCGCGTTTCGTCCGGAATCGGCGTCCGCGACTCCAAGAACCCCGAGGCCGGCCCCCTTACCCTCACCGCCCGCCAATTCGCATCCCTGACCGCCCGCGTCAGGTCCACCCGCCTCTCCTGA
- a CDS encoding helix-turn-helix domain-containing protein: protein MAGNREPLDPRESMWHWLAFQLRYLRESNELTLDQVGALIAAAKSTVSNIEAGRLRIDERQAFRLDQRYGTGFLLQLLLYYARMNHTPAWIEQYTKYEAEARVLKVYSGSTIPGPLQTEGYMRGLLATGVAADDAEKVAARIARQEALLCREDPPWIWVLMDEAAIKNPIGGRQALRDQLKHLLDLTEGPRISVRILSEECGGHPGVSGIFRIISLETREVAYAGAQKGGRLIEEPLEVREFELAFDRIGGVALNQVMSQALIEKRLKEL, encoded by the coding sequence ATGGCCGGCAACCGGGAACCGCTCGACCCGCGCGAGTCGATGTGGCACTGGCTCGCGTTCCAGCTGCGCTATCTGCGCGAGTCCAACGAGCTGACCCTCGACCAGGTCGGGGCGCTGATCGCCGCCGCCAAGTCGACGGTCTCCAACATCGAGGCGGGCCGCCTGCGCATCGACGAGCGCCAGGCCTTCAGGCTCGACCAGCGCTACGGCACGGGTTTCCTGCTCCAGCTGCTGCTCTACTACGCCCGCATGAACCACACGCCGGCCTGGATCGAGCAGTACACGAAGTACGAGGCGGAGGCCCGCGTCCTCAAGGTCTACAGCGGCTCCACGATCCCGGGCCCGCTCCAGACCGAGGGCTACATGCGGGGACTGCTCGCCACCGGCGTGGCCGCCGACGACGCGGAGAAGGTGGCGGCGCGCATCGCCCGCCAGGAAGCCCTCCTCTGCCGGGAGGACCCGCCCTGGATCTGGGTCCTGATGGACGAGGCCGCCATCAAGAACCCGATCGGGGGCAGGCAGGCGCTCCGTGACCAGCTGAAGCATCTGCTCGATTTGACGGAGGGCCCCCGCATTTCGGTGAGAATCCTGTCGGAGGAGTGCGGCGGCCATCCGGGGGTCTCCGGTATCTTCCGCATCATCAGCCTGGAGACGCGCGAGGTCGCCTACGCCGGTGCCCAGAAGGGAGGCCGACTCATCGAGGAACCGCTTGAAGTGCGCGAGTTCGAGCTGGCCTTCGACCGGATCGGCGGAGTGGCTCTCAACCAGGTCATGTCCCAGGCTCTGATCGAGAAGAGACTGAAGGAGCTATGA
- a CDS encoding ATP-binding protein, with product MTDILDNALIVASELLANAVEAAPGAELRLHLRHVQNPRGILFRVWDPSPRAPLPRATAALTLTSIDAAPEDAWDHGGGWGLPIVQSLSTACGHTPTPPKGKWVWSHLTS from the coding sequence ATGACCGACATTCTAGACAATGCACTCATCGTCGCCTCGGAACTGCTCGCCAACGCCGTCGAAGCGGCCCCCGGCGCGGAGCTCCGCCTCCACCTCCGCCACGTCCAGAACCCGCGCGGCATCCTCTTCCGCGTCTGGGACCCGAGCCCCCGCGCCCCGCTCCCCCGCGCCACCGCGGCCCTCACCCTCACCTCCATCGACGCGGCCCCCGAAGACGCCTGGGACCACGGCGGCGGCTGGGGCCTCCCGATCGTCCAGTCCCTCAGCACCGCCTGCGGCCACACCCCCACACCCCCAAAAGGCAAATGGGTCTGGTCCCACCTCACCTCCTGA